The sequence CTATTCAACGATTAAAACCCGAAAAATAAAATGgaatcatatattataatttaatattcatatataatataaaatagtatcgatgaagctgaggtgtcactccctcattttttactaattaaaaatacaatgtattaacattttttatttctcataatttttaaaattttaaaactgcttatattttttcattttctcctTTAATCTCTCCAAATCTGATATTATCACTTTCTTAAAACTGATGTCTTCTATTTGTATTCTATTTTTTCATAAAACTactttttctctattttttctACTTCATCTCACATCCCCATCGCTCCATTCCCTTTTGGTTAAGTGACATTTCGAGGCTGTAAGTGTTTTTTTCTCAAAACCCCTTACCTGAATTTGTTATGGAATATGCAATGATAGTTCTCCTTATACTACTCACATACTCTGAAACCGGCTTTGTGGCAAGAATTTATAGTTTGAAACATTGAGGATGGATATTTAGTGAAACCGTTTGATATTGTTTCTAATATCACCTATCGTGGCTTCCCTTTATGCActtgaatttttaaatatgCAGGTAGAATCATAGAGTATGTATGGATTATAAAGGTTAGTAAAATAAGTGATTGCAATTGTACATAGAGATCAGATGAGCATATGCTGAAGATAGCTCTGCTTATATCACTGCACTAATTGTTAATGTGCCTACTAATATGATACTCTATTTTGGTACATAGGTGCATGCTGATGTAAGGAGTAGCTTAAATACTATTGTTACTCCTACCATGTTATTAAACAATCAATTATATGCTACTTATCTAAATTACTAAGctctattttatataaaatgaatataatttcatatgtatatattttatgtGTCTGCCCTGTGTTGGTGACTTGAGTGAAAGGTTTATGTATTTGTGTCTGATATCTCTTTAGTTTGACAAGCTAGTTTtcgttttttttgtaaaattacCATGTTTTGTCAACATAGGCTAGGATACTAAAATATGATATCTAATTGGCACTTGTATTAGTTTTTAGATAAATTGCATCCCTATCTCAAAGTTAATGCTTCCATGAAGTGTTCCATGGAACCAAGTGGTATTCATTACATTGAAATTCTACATTATCAAATTGAAGCTGAATTTAGGCACTGTTGATTTTGTGAATTGGTGTACGATTGTGTGTCTATTGTTTTGTCGTTCTTAATTTATGTGGATGCAAAATGGAATTTGATGACTTGCAGATTTTGTTATTAATAAGGAACCTCACTCTGAACTTGTCTATTCCTGATTTTGATCGAACAGTGAGTGTTAGAGCCGCTTTTTCTGCATAATAATAGCTTTTGAGATTAGAGAATTTTTTGTATAAGAATTCCCACAACTAGAAATATCACAGAACTTTATATACTTGATTAATTCTCCTATTTAATTTGGCTTATTAGTAGCAGACCACATCTCCAAAAAAGTAAATGTAAATGTAAGTTAAATAGCTTCTCTGTGTGAATATTGTCAATAGGGCTCTCTACTCAACACGAAaaacaactaaataaaaaaatgcttGGAGGCTTTTTTACATATTGGGATAAGAGTCGTCTAAGAGGAATGTTTAGTAGCTGAAGGGAAATTTATAGGGAGAAGCACTTAACAAAGGGAAAACTCGAatataattttcaattttcggCCATGAGGGCTATGCTTGAAGTAGAGGATTACATTGAAGAATAGGTAGTATATTCTCTGATAGACGAATATGTAAAAGATATGGTATGATTTTGCAGGAAGTAATATGTGTAAACAGGTACTTGAAATTGGGAATAATGCCAATATTATCTTGTGACATTACAGAATGAGTAATTCAACAGATAAAGGTAAAGAGATGTTGAAAGGTCTTAAGGGGAAGAGAGTAAAGGATATGTCGGGAAGAAGAAAGTTGAAAGGTCTTAATGGGAAGAGAGTAAAGGATATGTAGGGAAGAAGAAAGTTAAAAGTGATGCAGGGGATTCAGAATAAGGGTAATGATATGCtctttaattcaattttgaaTAAATTTATCTTGTTTCTTTCAAAACACTAGACTTCTGATGTGTAAATTCAGTTTGCATTCTAACATCACTCATGAAATGTTCTAGTGAACCATAATTAAGATAGTTAAATGTAAATTTTAGCTTTTGAAATTAAAGTGTGATATTCAACTGGTATGATACATTGTTTTACCTTAGTAGTGAGCAAATTTATGTGGGTTTTAGACTATTGGTATAGCTCATTCTGGTGAAACTTACGAAAATTATTTTGTTTGTTGTTTAAACATGCTGATATGATATTATTACTAAGGCTgaattttttgggttaatttgagcAGTTTGAAGATTGCGAattatagtttttttagttagggttaatacacatatttgcccccgTATTGTTATGGAAAAACGGATATACCCTTGTATCAAATAAACTAataaaactatccctgaattttccacaaacctgcaattataccctaatctaacagactTACTCATTTGGCATAAACAGCGTCACCCCTATAAACATCACCTTCTGAGAATCTGAGTCTTACTTCCACCAtcacttctctctcttctctctgtGTCTCTTTCTAGTTGTTTCTTCAGCCTGTTTGTCCCTACAATCACCAGTCGATTTTTGTCCTTCAGGAGATTTACTAGGTTTTCTAAAATCTTATCTGATGAGTATTCTGTTTCTCCTATTCTTATATCTACAAGTTCAACATTACAACCTCATAtgtcaaacccgacctaaaataagatcagataagacggtgagacattaccactgacttattatataaccagtagcagtatctctcaaataagaagaaaaatcaaagcaaaaaccaaattctggtttaaagctaaaatgaccaacatatgtcgtttccagcataacttttttatacggagtccgattaaggcgattcaaaaatccatggaaacgtaagataataataaagaactttcatttaggactccatgacagattcggcctatatctggtcgaaaaatgtatcacaagattcaggtatgaatctgattttccagcagcacctatatagacaattctctatatctctagctcaaaggtatgacttactcataacccatcTCACACCATTCCACAAGTTCTCAACTTCAGCtcgttatgtatatatatatatatatatatatatatatatatatatatatatatacacacacacacatatagataatacaaaccaaataaaaggacactaccaaaaacaagttATACAAGTGTCCTTATCCTctccacatatatgtacatgaacaagatggatgcaataccctagagacgacttgcacctcgtagctgtaaccgaatcacgccctaggatcgagtacccctctcggtaccttgcacttcttcgcctaaaacaaaacattaaaaacatttggaaaaatgagacaaaaatctcaataagaaactatcagctataaaaaccaacttaacttaacatagctacatatatacgtttataaaggatttaatcaaaaccttataaaatatactcaaaactgaagttcataatatagtcaaagtattaaaccaaaaacccaaaatatataatcttgtatccattcttgagttcatccccttataattcaaatcagaattcacaacatatacgagacgtctcttaacattgcctatcccatatggtcttacccaacacttctctgccatacccaataggtcttcagactgtgtacacaggccatatttctcactaaatatggtctttagaATTAAATCCACCAGACcggactactctcaatggataccaaacattttattccatatatatatatagattgaaacaaaaaacatatatgtatacatgtatatacttcacttgatcataatcaagctcacaagtgttcaattctccaaaatatcaatccttaatcaaataaaattccaaagttaatcaaccaacgaaacctcaaatcaatataacccagtaaaatctgtaattcacatataaacatagtcaatagttcatttgaactataatttcacaataaaaaacatatatgtatatagattgaaaccaaaaacatatatgtatatatgtatatacttcacttgatcataatcaagctcacaagtgttcaattctccaaaatatcaatccttaatcaaataaaattccaaagttaatcaaccaacgaaacctcaaatcaatataacccagtaaaatctgtaattcacatataaacatagtcaatagttcatttgaactataatttcacaataaaaagcaagatagtgaaaaacctcaattttataaaattcatgtataatcctaaaatatcaatttctgaaaattctttgattatatatatatctatattcataaaacacaaaatatagttgatagttacttaccttagctgctaattgaagaaaatatacccgttcaattctcctctaaatcctgtctaagacgttttccctccaaacgcttccgaaactcaaaaattcttcagttaggacttagatctatgcgtaaggatgctatagtttaaatttcaagtgattcgaaCGGTcaaatctccgtaaatcaaagaaacagtggagaaacggtcgaagaacgacgAAGAGGCAGaaaggaaaaaggaaacagaaaAGAGAAGATAAGAAAGAAAAGATGGTGATGATCGTATCAGGAACAAGTTGGGATTTATATCCCAACTTTGGCAATTATCcattttggtcctccatcttatataatcttttaataattaccctaaacttttaatttacacctaaacccatcgaattaactccaaattttttctataacaccaaataaaaatcacataccccataattataatatatattaatatctagatataaattctaaaaatttagacacggacgtgacatcaTAAATCCATCAGATGGTTATCAAATCTATACCATCCATTATTTGTTGCCTATAAGCAAGATGATTTCTTGTTTGTAATTGAGAATACTTTTGAAACATTCTTGTACACATTTGCTAATTCGCTTGCTAAAGATGCAGATTATCATAAATGGGAAAAATGCTTTATAACTATGGCTTCTACTGCTGTTGCCAGattcttttctaaaaaaattcttGGAAAGATGATTTGCAAGCAAGAAATGGGTAATGCTCAGataatcaaaggaagaaaaaaaaccagAGTTTACCATCATTTTATAGAGAgattgaaaaaaaaaggaattgtctagaaaaagaaaaaggtatTGCTCCCCTTTGAATATGTTTGGTTGAGAGTGGAGTAGAGAGaaaacaaaaacatgaaaagaaaaaactGTGAGAAAGGAAAAATAAGCAATTAAAACAGAAAGACACACGAAATAGAAGAGAGAGAAGTGATGGTGGAAGTaagactgagattttcaaaaggTGATGTTTACAGGGATAACGTCATTTATGCTAAATAAGGGAGTCTGTTAGATTatggtataattgcaggtttgtgaaaaattcagggataattttatggggtaaattacatacgtggtgtacaacctttacctcaaatcacattttggtgtacaactaaAATTTTGTCACATTAAACCGTACGAATTTcaagtgacctcccactaaagtgtacagccggtttttatgaccggtcaacgctggtcaactatgccacatcagcatttttattgtataattaaaaaaagtggGACTCACTCTTTATGGAATGACTAATATAACCTCCTCccttataaaattactaaaatatcctcatcttcctccttcAACCCCTCTCTCCCCTTTCTCTCCCTATgtcttctctctcactcctctctctctaccatttctctctcactcctgAATTTTCTCCATCTTTGAATAGGGTTTTTGGCTGAATTGAAGCAAGAGCTCCATCTTCTTACTTCAGAGGCCTTTTAGATCCGCCAGTAGTAGCAGCCATTTTTGGAATTTGAATTTTGCGTGATATTGGACTGAGCTTTTCCCTCTTTCTTTTATTGCTTTCAGTTCATCGATTTCTTCTAGCTTCCAAAAACATGATTTCCAACGATTCTGAGTTGAAACAGGTGTGACCTCCGGTTTGCTCCATAACCTAGGTTTAGTTGCAGAATAAATCTCCGATGGCCCCAAACTAACTCCTCTTCTATTAATCTTCGATGGTTCTTCAATCTTAACATTCTGTTTCGGTTCCATAAATTTCACCGACACAACCCTTCCTTTCCGATCAAAACTCTGTTTCAAACTTCTTTGTGCTTTCTCGAGACGGAGAGCTTCTAATCTTGATGACAATCGGATAATTTCTTTCTCAATCTCTTCACTGTACTTATCTATCTTTCCATCTTCTAAAAAATTTAGGAATTAAAAccaatagcaaaaaaaaaaaaattgatgaaaaGGGGCAAGAGAGAAAAAAGTACTCAATACAAAAAAATTACAGATAATGTAGCCATtttttaacctttttattttgcttttggTTACTGCAGCATTTTTTAACGTTTGAGCAAGCTTTAGTAAAGTTCTGATTTTGATATGGATTTTATTTAATAGTATTGAGATGCTGAGAACGGTAGAGAGATgagtgagagagaaatggtagagagagaggagtgagagagaagacatagagagagaaaggggagagaggagttgaaggaggaagatgaggatattttagtaattttataaggGAGGAGGCTATATTAGTCATTCCATAaagagtgggtcccactttttttaattctacaataaaaaatgctgatgtggcatagttgaccagcgttgaccggtcataaaaatcggctatacactttagtgggaggtcacttgAAGTTcgtacagtttagtgtgacaaaattttggttgtacaccaaagtgtgatttgaggtaaaggttgtacaccacatatataatttaccctaattttatggatttatttgatataagggtATATCTGTTTTTCTGTGATAATATAGggacaaatatgtgtattaatcCTTTTAGTTATTAGTTTCATGTAGATTTCTTTTTGGCATAGCTAAGTAGATGTCCTAATTCAAGTGCAGTTGTTCTTGGCCCTGCAACTATTGGATTCATTCAGGCTGGAGCAATTATATTCACTGCATAAGATGTGTGTTTATGTATATGTAATTTTGAGCTTTCATTTCCTTACGGAATGCATTTGGCTGCTCCCTTAGCTTAGCTAATTTATGTTGTGTGCTTTGTCTTGTCTAATTGAAATGAAACTTTATTTGTAATCTATTGTTGACATACATAACATACATTATTTTCTTGCAAACTTAACTTGACTATTTGATTCTAGTATAGCTCCtttcaatccaaaattataattatttaattattggaATTTCAGtccaaataataaaatattattgggaaaaaatattactccatccattccattatataagtcattctagggtatttcacacaaattaagaaatatattggttaactaaaaaaaattctctctcatgtcactattgggcaataagcattggaatattaaaaaacacatgtatcaatacaaaaaataattctctctcatgtcactattgggcaataagcattggaatcctagaatgacttatatttagggaaaaaactaatttgctagaatgacctatataatggaatggagggagtatgaTATAATGAGaggatttttaatcattataaacATTTTAATGAGAATATTTTTAAATCACTATAAATACTTTAATGATAATagtttttaatcattataaatagggtaattaatttattagtccctatattttgacaaaacacactgtttagtccttgtattttcaaaaacacatgataaagtccctaacttttttctcaatgaactgtttagtccctaacatttttctcggtaaactgtttagtccctgccgttagactctcatgaagattttgttagtcaatttggatttgcgttcttcttttcatttcctttaaactctaatgcatctgaaatcaactttgaatgttcttcttcttgattttcttcttaatcgttcaaattcgtatgcattgggtcttttctttttcttgttctccatacaaatagcttcttttaaattagactttctcttctaaagtttgaaggtaaatagtaaagggtaatttagtcatttctgaagtcataaacggtaaaaaaaatataacaaacagacggaaggactaaacagttcattgataaaaaggttagggaccttaccatgtgtttttgaaaatacagggactaaacagtgtgttttgtcaaaatatagggactaataaattaattacccttataaatattttaatgagTCAATATTCTTATCATTATAGACATTTTAGtgagggtaaaattactctcgtcataaattaataatgaaGGGAACAATTTATCCTCATTAATACAATTAGTAGGGGACTTTGTAATGAAGGGAGCCATGAGAGTAAGTATTCTCACTAAAAACAATTTAGTGAGGATATTTGGGCTTTTAATGAGAATATCCCCCTCGTtacaagcatttttttttttgtagtggaaAGACAACCACGATAACAACGATGGCATATATGAAATGGAAAATACATGACGGAAAAATAAAATCTGACAAGAAAACGTGTTGGAATCCCGATACCTTTTCCTAATATCGATCTGAACGGGGAAGCCATTTATCGTGAATTCTGTCCCTATTATGTAATTggttaattttaattttcccTTCTAGGGTTTCAGGTTGATGATTTGTTCGTCAGTTTCATATTTCCAGTtgctttcctttttgttttagCGGTTTTATGGGTGTAAGACTTATATCTATTCTTCAGTTTGATTTTGCAAATTTATTAACTGTGATTATGATTGTTCTTTCTCTAATTTAATTCATCTTTCTTCACTCTTTTTTCTATCTTAGTTATATTAAGGTCAGCTTAGTAGATGAAGGTAATTCTCAGATCTATCGGGTAACTCTCAGCCTTTTcgtttttttctattttgttgttttatttgtatttaGACATTTTTCTCTTCCAATACATTTCTATTGCTCTTCTATGTATCTCACAATGTTGATCTTTTAGATATCTCTTTTTTCAATTTGATCTAAATATTCTCCATTAGTTTTTTGCTTGGTAATTTTTTTCGAGAAGGCAGTTGTGAAGAGCAGCAATCCTTCAAAGTTATGTTCTTTTCTCCTTTAATATATGGCCATTATCAAACAAATCTAAATAAATCATAGTGTTTTTTTTGTTGTATGATTCACTTCCAATTTCCATTTCTTTCTGATTTCGTGTTCAATGTTTGCCCAATTGTGATGAGTTGGATTTTAGTGTCATgttgtttttggtttcaattttatcatttctTTGGATTTAGGTGTTCTTCTACAGGCTCAACACCTGTTggatttgatattcaatttcaattctTGGTAAACATTTGTATAGTTCTTGCATTTTTGCTTCAACTTCATTtgttttatttgattttaacaattctctTTTCTTTTGGTTTAGGGTTCCTTTGGCCACCAATCAATTGAAAGAATATAAATTCTCTCGGCCTAAGCCCAACAGTTATTGAATTTGATTTCCAATTTGAATTTTTGGTAAGCATATTTGTAGGTTTCAGCAATTTTAGTTTAACTTCATTACCCGTTTcaagtttatttattattttactttGTTTTAGGGGTGGACAAAATAACCAGACAAActagtaaccgaaccgaaaaaagtGGTTAACCAAACTTACAGTTTTGCTTTAGGGTTGAAAAATAGTTTGAATTCGGTTTCGGCTTCGATTTGGAGAATATAAAAACCACGGTTAATGGTTAACCAAACCgtttaatatatgtattttatttttttttaagtttaatacatgtatttattatttattactaAGTACTTAGGTGTTTGCTATAGTTACTTTAtattttacaaagtaccgttacttgatgtgattttcaccattggattaattttatgctctatcatccaatggtgaaaaccacaccaagtaacggtactttgtaaaaaataaagtaaccatagcggcaCCTACTTAACTTATATTCTTATTATTTTATACTTaacttattattttatcttttctGTTATGTTGTCCAAAACCTAACCTAAAATCTAAAAGGAACGAACGCAGCAGCACTGCCAAACAAACCAGAGAGTAGTTTGTTCTCACATCCTTTCCGATCTTGCTTCCGATCTCGCACCCTTTCCGATCTTGCACTACCGATTGCTTCATCCTTTCCGATCTTGCTTCGAATCTCACACCGCCGAACAAACCCTCAGTCGTTTGTTCTCACATCGTATCGTCAAGGTAAGACGTTTATGGCTTTTGATATTCTGTCTGAAGTCTTTCTAGCATGTAATTCTGTTTATGAACTCAACTAATTGAGGCATAATTTTTTGTTTGACTTGCTTATATTTTAGATCTAAATCATCTATTTGTACATTTTCAATTAGattttatgtttgtgatttgattTGCGATTTTGTGCAATTTGTGGTCTGTGATGATAAGTTCAACTAGTTAATGTTGCTTTTCCTTCCTTGGATGTCTAAGACTTTTATTGGCtaatttttttgaatgaaagttGGGATGCGAAGGAAGGTCAGACATCCCAGCTAGGCTGGCACCTCCGACACAACCATcaacccgaatattattaataaaaaggaaaaaatacaGAGGGGGAGGAACAGAactaaaaaaggaaagaaaacaaagaaaTCTACAAGAAACGAATGTGTGCTACATTACATAAATCATCAAACGCAAAAGCCTGACAAAAGTATGGTGCAGAGTTCCACCAGCAGGTATCCGTTGCTGATTGACCATGACTCGCTAACCGATCCGCAGCCTGATTTCCTTCTCTGAAAATGTGTGTGGCATGCCAGGTCATTTTAGAGAGAGTGAGTAAGCAGGTTCTCCATTCTCTTCGTATACTTTTATTGGCTAATTAAATGAATCAgttctattatttttattggctaattaaatgaattagttctattatttttatttagttttgttGAAAGATTTCAttatgtgaaaattaattttcataaagaCTTGATTCTAATTGTATGTTATTGATTGTTTGTTATCCCATATGTTTTATATCCCACCAAGTGTGGGATGTTTATTATTAAAATCAGAATTATCAGGGGTCTTATGATGCGTTTTCCATTTTATACTTATAAA comes from Euphorbia lathyris chromosome 8, ddEupLath1.1, whole genome shotgun sequence and encodes:
- the LOC136203877 gene encoding LOW QUALITY PROTEIN: uncharacterized protein (The sequence of the model RefSeq protein was modified relative to this genomic sequence to represent the inferred CDS: inserted 1 base in 1 codon; substituted 1 base at 1 genomic stop codon), which encodes MVFAGALVKVDASPFAVLMHIYGKDHVNCLENKHLNIIEDGKIDKYSEEIEKEIIRLSSRLEALRLEKAQRSLKQSFDRKGRVVSVKFMEPKQNVKIEEPSKINRRGVSLGPSEIYSATKPRLWSKPEVTPVSTQNRWKSCFWKLEEIDELKAIKERGKXLSPISRKIQIPKMAATTGGSKRPLKXEDGALASIQPKTLFKDGENSGVREKW